ACACCACCGGACGACCCAGTTTATCGTCGCCACGCGCCAGCCGACGAAGCTGATCCCGCCGATCCGCTCGCGGTGTTTCCCCGTCTCCGTCCGCTCGCCGACGACCGACGAGACCGTCGCCGTCTTAGAGCGTATCCTCGAGGCCGAGGACGTCGACTACGACGCCGACGGCCTCGAGTTCGTCGCCAACTACGCGGACGGCAACCTCCGACAGGCGATTCTGGGCGCCCAGACGACCGTCGAGGACGAGGGCGAACTGACGATGAACGCGGCCTACGAGACGCTCGGCGAGGTCGGTCTGGACGACGAGATCGAGTCGATGCTCGACGATGCCGAGGCGGGCGAGTTTACGGACGCCCGGAGCACGCTCGACGACCTGCTCGTCGACGAAGGACTGGACGGCGAGGAGGTGCTCGATGCGATTCTTCGGATCGGGCGCAAGCGCTACCAGGGCGAGAAGTTGGCCCGCATTCATCGACTGGCTGCGGACATCGAGTTCGAGTTGCACGAGGGGACGAGCGACCGGATCCACGTCTCGCACCTGCTGGCGGAGCTAGGGCGAGACGCCTGACCGGTGCGGCCGGTCCGACGGCAACCGTCTCCCGCCCACCGGTCACTCAGTTCGATTCTCGAGCCGCGCCATCGCGCCCCCAGCAGTCCGACCAGCACGGCGCGAACCCAGCGGGGCGACGTCGGTCGCTGCCGGTCTCGAGCCACGCGAGCCGCTACGAGGAGCCGGTCAATAAACGTCGGCTATCTCATAGGTCAGGCAGGCTTTCTTCACGGCCTCGTGCGAACACCGGCGTATGCCGAACGTCCTCGAGACGCACATCAAGAACCGTTTTCGCGTCCAACCGAACCACGCGAACAACAATAATACGCTTCACGGCGGGAACCTCATGAAGTGGCTCGACGAGGTCGGCGCGATGTCGGCGATGCGCTTCGCCGGCGAAACCTGCGTCACCGCGCAGGTGAACGAACTCGACTTCGAGCGACCGATCCGGATCGGCGACACGGCGCTGGTCGAAGCCTACGTCTACGACGAGGGTCGAACCAGCGTCCACGTGGCACTGCGGGCCTGGCGCGAGGAGCCCCGCAGCGGCGAGACGGAGAAGACGACCGAATCGTCGTTCACCTTCGTCGCGATCGACGCGGACGGCACGCCCGTTCCCGTCCCGGACCTGACGGTCGAAACCGACGAGGGCGCGGCGCTTCGGGAACGAGCGCTCGAGGCGGATTACTGAAGCGTTCGTCGCTGCTACGGAACCGACCCGTTGAAACCCTCGAATGGAGAGGGGTCTCAGAAGTCCTGCTGGGACAGCCAACTCGTCGCCTTCGAGCAACGCCGACAGTGGTCGATAGGAACGGAGACGGTGACCCGCGCCCGCCGCTCGCTCGGGTGTCGTTACCCGCGATCCGCCGCTGCCGATCAACTCCGTAACTGTACTGTGACTTTAAGCGGAGACCGATGTGCATTCACGCTGCTCGTTCACCGTCGAGTCGCCACGTAAAGATCGCTCGAAGGACGACGACGAGGCTATTTCGATCGCCTGCGCCCCAGATCGCCGTTTCTTCGATCTCAGTAGCGCCGCCGGAACCATTCGCGAGGGCGCTGACGAGCGCCGTCTCTTCGTCAGTGATCAATAGGCTCCCGGCGGGCGTATCCCGCCATTCCCACAAGGTTTCGAACAGTTCGGCCGACGGTACTGTTTCGTGAATTTGATCCTGAACATCGTCCGAAATTCCCGCGAGGTAGATCTCTACGCCTCGATCGTCGGCGTCCTGAAGCTGCTCGAGATGCTCGTCGGTGAGTAACTCGTCGACGGTCATGTAGACGATTTGCTCGTCCGCGTCGGCGATGAACTCGTCGACGCGAGACGCGACCGCCTCCCGACCGGTCACCGTCCAGACGCCGAACTGTTCGCGTTGCGGTTGGGCCGGCCCGATCGCCTCAAAACACTCCGCAAGTTCGGTGATCGTGTTTTCACGTTGGGTGTTGAGCATGCGGATGATCGTCTCCTCCGAGATTATCGTGAACTTCCGCGGCGTCGTGTGCTGGATGTCGATAAAGCCCAGCTCGTGGAGCCGCTCGGTGGCTTCGTACACGCGAGTGCGGGGAACACCGTTGACGCGGGTAATGTCCTGCGTGGTTCCCGTACCGAGCCGAAGGAGGTTGATCAGCGTCTGCGCTTCGTACTGGGACAACCCGAGCTCTTGGAGTCGGTCGAGAGCCTCAGCTTCGGCTCGTTCTTCGTCAATTGAGACCATACCCGATGGTACGACGCGGAGTCGAATAAAGGCCGCTCGGGCGATTAATTCACGGTCCGTTTGTCAAACTCGAGAGGTATGCCTTGCAGTCGGTACGGAGCGCCGGGACCCGAGACGCAGACAGTTCGACGGAACCGAACTTCGACGACGTCGCGCCGTTTCTCGAGTTGATAGGCGACCGCGCCGACGAGTCACCAGCCGATCGGCCGCGACTCGCGGTCAGTCCTCGGAACCTGAGATTCGCAGGTCTGCTGCTCGGCCGATGCAGCACGCCGAACGAATCGGCCGAGTAGTATTCCGGCAGAACCGTGAAACTCCCTCGCGCTACTCGAGCACCAGCACGTACCGCGTCAGCGACCGGTGGACGCGGCGCTCGAACGACGCGGCGAGTTCCCAGCCGGCCTCCCGAGCCTCGCTCCGCCACGACCGATCGGCGACGACGACGGCCCGGGAGCCGACGCGGCGGGCTTCGGCGAGCGCGCTGGCAACTAAGTCCTCGAGGCGGTGGGTGTCGATCTTCGACTGCCGGCCGTAGGGCGCGTCGAAGACGACGCCGTCGACCGCGTCGTCGGCGAGCGGGAGCCGGGTGGCGTCGCCGCGGCCGACGTGCCAGGAACCGCGCTCGACGCCCGTCGGCGACGGGTCGTCGGACTCGAGGAAGTGCGCGAGGTTCTCGCGGGCCCCTTCGGCCATCTTTCGCTGGGCGTCGGTACCGATCACGTCCGCGCCGACGAGGCCGGCCTCGACGAGGCCGCCGCCGGTGCCACACATGGGATCCAGTATCGTGCGCCCGGTGCGTGCGCCCGCGACGTTCGCGACCGCGCGCGCGAGCAGCGGATCCATGCTGCCGGGCTGGAAGAAAGGTTTGTCCGTGGGCGCGCGAGCGCCGAAATCGCGGACGCTCTCGGCCGCGAGCCAGCCGAGGGCACAGATCGAGACGCGCTCGCCGCCTCGAGCGTCGGATTCGTCGCGCACGGCGGAATTGTCCGCGGGGTCGGTCGTGCCCTCGAGCCGCCCTTCCGAAAAGGCGACCCGCAGGAGGTGATCGGGAGCCTCGAGATCCACGGAGAAGCCGCGATCGACCAGCACTTGGCCGAGTTCCCGTTCAGCCCGCTCGGTGCTGACGCCGGTCGAGCCGTGGACATCGGTGGATCGGACTGCAACCGTCGCGTCGCGGTCACGGTCGATCGACGCAGCCTCGAGCAGCGCCCGCGCGCTCTCTACGTCCGCGTCGGTCCGACCGATAAGCTCGCTGGCGCGGTGGGTGTACGCGAGGCCGCGGACGCGCTCGGGGGCGATCCCGCGCGCGACGGCGAGGCCCGGCGCAATCCGTCGCACGCCGGTCGCGGCGCTTTCCGCCTCGTAGGCCGCGAAGGCGTCGTCCTCGCCGCCGAGCTCGAGCAGGTACACGTTCGGTCGTCGCCGCGGGGCGAGTATGAGCCTACCGCTTTCCGCGAACCGCGGGACCGCGGGTCGATCGTCGCGGTGCCGGCGCGACGGCCGCTCGGGCGTGCTGCGGAACGTATTCGGTTCCGTGACCGTCGAACGAACCGGATATATCATGCGGCGGCACCAACCTTTATAAGCCTTAAATACGTCTTTTTAAGCGACTAATGACGGATCCGAAGGATACCATCAACATCGAAAACGTGGTGGCGTCGACCGGTATCGGCCAGGAACTCGACCTCCAGAGCGTCGCGATGGACCTCGAGGGGGCCGACTACGACCCCGAGCAGTTCCCCGGGCTGGTCTACCGAACCCAAAACCCCAAATCCGCCGCACTGATCTTCCGGTCGGGGAAGATCGTTTGTACCGGCGCGAAGAGTACCGACGACGTTCACGAGAGCCTGCGTATCGTCTTCGACAAGCTCCGTGAACTCCAGATTCAGGTCAACGAGGACCCCGAGATCGTCGTTCAGAACATCGTCACCTCGGCCGACCTCGGCCGCAACCTCAACCTGAACGCGATCGCGATCGGCCTCGGCCTCGAGAACATCGAGTACGAGCCCGAGCAGTTCCCGGGACTGGTCTACCGCCTCGACGACCCCGAGGTCGTCGCCCTGCTGTTCGGGTCGGGCAAGCTCGTCATCACCGGCGGCAAGAAGCCCGAAGACGCCGAGCACGCCGTCGACAAGATCGTCTCCCGACTCGAGGACCTCGGCCTGCTCGAGTAACGCCCTTAGCCGGCGTTCGTTCGCGCCCTCTCGAGTGTCGACGCCGCCGAAACGGACTCTGGCAATCGGTCGTCAGTCCCGGTCGCGATCACCGATCACTGACCACCGCTCGTCGGTCGCAACTCGAGCCCTCCTCCAGCCGCCGCTCGTCCCGTCTCGAGTCCGTCGTTCGGCGGCGGCCGCCGACTCGACTGCGCGGCCGATCGTCATCGGTTCTAAGCAATCCCTCGTCTCGCCGGCCGACCGTTGACGGGCCTGCCCGACGTACGGGTACGGAAGGGAAATGCAACCGCTGTTCCTCCTCGCAGGACTCGTACTGCTCGTTGCGACGACCGTGGACATCATCTGGACGACGCTCTGGGTCGACGGCGGCTCCGGGCCGCTCTCGGGCCGGCTGACGACGCTCGTCTGGCACGGCCTGCGACGCGTCAGTAGCGACCGCTCGCGGGTGCTCAGCATCGCCGGACCGCTCATCCTCGTGCTCACGCTCGTGATGTGGATCGGGCTGCTCTGGCTCGGGTGGACGCTCGTGTTCGCCAGCAGCCCGATCGCGCTCGTCAGTACGCGGACCGGCGCGCCGGCCGACTGGCCGGGTCGGTTCTACTACGTCGCGTACACGATGTTCACCGACGGCAACGGCGACTACACCCCGACCAGAGACGTCTGGGAGATAGCCAGTTCGTTCACGACGGCGACGGGGATGGCCTACGTTACCCTCGGAATCTCCTACATCATCGCGGTGATCGGCGCGGTTTCGGAAAAGCGCTCGTTCGCCAGCGACGTTACCGGCCTCGGCGAGCGCAGCGAGGCGTTCGTCCGGACGAGCTGGGCCGGCGAAGACGAGCGATTCCGCGGCCTCGAGTTACCCCTCGAGTCGCTCTCGTCGGATCTCTCCCTGCTCGCGGACCAGCACAAGTCCTACCCCATCCTCCACTACTACCACAGCGAGCGCGGGAAGCGAGCGTCGGCGATGGCCGTGCCCATCATGGACGAGGCGCTGACGATTTACGAGTACGGCATGCCCGACGACGAGGGGCCGAATCAGACGCTCGTCACGGACGCCCGCTCGAGCGTTCAGAGCTACCTGGACACGCTCGATACCGCCTTCATCGATCCCGCGGACGAGGTCCCGCCCGAACCGGACCTCGATCGACTTCGCGAGGACGGGATTCCGACCGTCTCGGACGAGGCGTTCGCCGACGCGCTCGAGGATCACACCGAACGCCGCCGCAAACTGCTGGGTATCGTGAAGGCCGACGCGTGGCACTGGCCGCCGGTCGAGGACTGAACGCGACTCCCGGACGGTCGCAGGACGTCCGGCGATAGATCCGGATTCGGTCGTTCGCGGTTCGGCTCGGTCCGGTTCGGCTCGATCCGGTTCAGTTCGATCCAGTTCGATTCGATCCGGGTCGGATCGAATCGGTTTCCTCGTCGCGTCATTCCGCGAGCGATGCCAGCCGCTCGCGTCCGGCTTCGGAGATGGCGTAGACGTCCGCCGACACGCGGTAGACGTAGCCGTCGGACTGGAGGTCGTCGCAGTACTGGGTGATCGTGATCGGATGGGTATCGAGTTCGGTCGCGAGCGCCGTCACTCTCGTCGGTCCCCGTTCGTCGAGGACGGTCAGCAGCACTCGCTCCGGACGATGAACCATTTCGTGCTAATAGATGGCATTCCGCAAGGTCGTATAGTGGTTTCGGTGGGCTGGGTCGGGACCGTTCGGCGGCTACCGAACGGTTCGGATCGAATTCAGCGGGATTCGAGCCCGGTTTGGGACCGTTCACGGCGTTGAATTCGCCGAGACTGATCGAAAGCGGCGGGCACCGTCGAAACGAGCGCTCGCGTTTATCGGGTCGGTTTCGGTAACCAAGCCTGTCCATGACGACTCACTCGGATCGACGCCAGGCGGGATCGAACACCACCGTTCCTCGCGGAGCGATCCTCGGTAACGCCCGGCCGCCCACCACCGTCCAGCGCCGTCGCGCGCTCGAGAGCGACCGGCGACGAGCGGTACTGCGGCGACTGCTCGACGCCGACGAAGACGAGCGGATCCCCGTACAGACGCTCGCGGGCGTTCTCGCCGACGCCGAGGACGACCCGACGATCGTCACCACGCTGCTGGAACTGCGCCAGCGCATCTACGTCTCGCTGTGCCGAACGCACCTGCCGCTGCTCGAGTCGTGCGGACTCGTCGCCTACGATCGGGAGCGGGGCGTCGTCTCGCGCGGCAGGGACCTCCCCGCGATCAAGTCCGATCTCGAGGGAGACCCGGTCGACGGGAACGCACCGGCCGAGCCCGCGTAACTGCGATTTCGACCGATCGGAAGGGCGAGAAGGGGGATCGAGATCGACCGCGACGACCGGCCGCAAAACCACCGATACCGGCACCGACCGACGTCCGCGCCGACCGTCGCGCCGGTGCCGGCCGGCGTGCTTACTCGACTAACCGCTCGATTTCGTTCACCAATACGTCGCTGGCGCCGGCCTTTTTCACCTCGGTGATCGTCTCGAAGACGTCGCGCTCGTCGACGACCGCGTGAACGGCGACCTTGCCATCGTCGCCGTTCTCGTCGGCGATGTCCATCACCGTCGGCCCGCCCATCCCCGGAATCACGTCGCGGACGGTCTCGAGCCGGTCCTCGGGGACGTTCATCATCAGGTACCGCTTGCCCTCGGCCTGCTTGACCGACGACAGCGCCGTCCGAACTTCGTCGACCTTCGGCTCCTCGAGGACGTCCTCACGGCCGAACAGCCGGACGGAGCTGGCGAGCACCTCCTCGACGACGGCCAGCCGGTTCATCTTCAGCGTCGTCCCGGTGCTCGTGATGTCGACGATGGCGTCGGCCATCTCGACGTGCGGGGTCAGTTCGGTCGCACCCGAAACCTCGACGATGTCGGGCTCGACGCCGGTGTCGGCGAAGAAATCCGCGGTGATGTTCGGGAACTCGGTGGCGACGGTGCCGCCCTCGAGGTCCGCGACCGACTCGATATCGCCGTCTTCGGGGGCGGCGAGGACGAGCCGGCAGCGGCCGAACTCCAGATCCAGCAGTTCGGAGACGTTGTCGACGCGAGCCTCCCGGACCTGATCGTAGCCCGTGATTCCGAGGTCGGCCGCGCCGTCGGCGACGTACTCCGGAATGTCCGCCGCGCGGGCGAAGAGGACGGAGACGTCGGGGTCGACGGTATCGGCGTAGAGTTTGCGGTCGGCACCGTTCTCGAGATGGAGCCCCGCCCGCTCTAGGAGGTCGATCGTCGGCTCGTGCAGGCGGCCCTTGTTGGGAACGGCGATTCGCATTATCGAGGTATTGACGACGAGACGGGAATTGTCTTTTCATTCGGGCGAGGCTGGATCGAAACGGGTATTCGAGGAATAAGTCGCTGAGACGTTTTCGACTCGAGCTACACAATCCTTTATATTTTGTTGTCGGAGTAATACGATATGGAAGTCATCGCTGGTGTCTTGCTCTTTCTCGTCGGTACAGCCGGATTTCTCTGGCCCGAACGAGCGCTGCGGTTCTGGTTTCTCGGCCTTCTCAGCGAGGATGCGCTGTCTGACGCTGGAAAGCTGTTCTTCCGAGGGTTGGGAGGGGTTTGTACGCTGATCGGGACCGGATTAGTGCTGTCTGGCGGATAACGGAGGCTTCCGAAAGGAAGGGTTGAGACCGATCAGACCGACAGATCCGCCCGTCGAAGCAACTGCGCGTTGATCGCGACGATCACCGTGCTCGCGGACATGAGGACCGCGCCGACCGCGGGCGAGAGCACGATGCCGATCGGCGCCAGAATCCCGGCCGCCAGCGGCAAGGCGAACACGTTGTAGCCGGCCGCCCAGGCGATGTTCTCCTGCATCTTCCGGTAGCTCTTCCGGCTCAGGCGGACGAGTCGGGCGACGTCGCGCGGATCGTTC
The DNA window shown above is from Halopiger xanaduensis SH-6 and carries:
- a CDS encoding AAA family ATPase encodes the protein MDAPLWTDTHAPELAELPQDDVREYLERAVDEPINLLLQGPPGSGKTAAARALAREAHVDPDNDLIEINVADFFGRTKTEIKNDPRFAQFLVGRSSMSKRDMINRVLKESASYSSVSGEYKTILLDNAEDVREDFQQALRRIMEQHHRTTQFIVATRQPTKLIPPIRSRCFPVSVRSPTTDETVAVLERILEAEDVDYDADGLEFVANYADGNLRQAILGAQTTVEDEGELTMNAAYETLGEVGLDDEIESMLDDAEAGEFTDARSTLDDLLVDEGLDGEEVLDAILRIGRKRYQGEKLARIHRLAADIEFELHEGTSDRIHVSHLLAELGRDA
- a CDS encoding acyl-CoA thioesterase, translated to MPNVLETHIKNRFRVQPNHANNNNTLHGGNLMKWLDEVGAMSAMRFAGETCVTAQVNELDFERPIRIGDTALVEAYVYDEGRTSVHVALRAWREEPRSGETEKTTESSFTFVAIDADGTPVPVPDLTVETDEGAALRERALEADY
- a CDS encoding TrmB family transcriptional regulator — protein: MVSIDEERAEAEALDRLQELGLSQYEAQTLINLLRLGTGTTQDITRVNGVPRTRVYEATERLHELGFIDIQHTTPRKFTIISEETIIRMLNTQRENTITELAECFEAIGPAQPQREQFGVWTVTGREAVASRVDEFIADADEQIVYMTVDELLTDEHLEQLQDADDRGVEIYLAGISDDVQDQIHETVPSAELFETLWEWRDTPAGSLLITDEETALVSALANGSGGATEIEETAIWGAGDRNSLVVVLRAIFTWRLDGERAA
- a CDS encoding THUMP domain-containing protein translates to MYLLELGGEDDAFAAYEAESAATGVRRIAPGLAVARGIAPERVRGLAYTHRASELIGRTDADVESARALLEAASIDRDRDATVAVRSTDVHGSTGVSTERAERELGQVLVDRGFSVDLEAPDHLLRVAFSEGRLEGTTDPADNSAVRDESDARGGERVSICALGWLAAESVRDFGARAPTDKPFFQPGSMDPLLARAVANVAGARTGRTILDPMCGTGGGLVEAGLVGADVIGTDAQRKMAEGARENLAHFLESDDPSPTGVERGSWHVGRGDATRLPLADDAVDGVVFDAPYGRQSKIDTHRLEDLVASALAEARRVGSRAVVVADRSWRSEAREAGWELAASFERRVHRSLTRYVLVLE
- a CDS encoding TATA-box-binding protein yields the protein MTDPKDTINIENVVASTGIGQELDLQSVAMDLEGADYDPEQFPGLVYRTQNPKSAALIFRSGKIVCTGAKSTDDVHESLRIVFDKLRELQIQVNEDPEIVVQNIVTSADLGRNLNLNAIAIGLGLENIEYEPEQFPGLVYRLDDPEVVALLFGSGKLVITGGKKPEDAEHAVDKIVSRLEDLGLLE
- a CDS encoding potassium channel family protein, coding for MQPLFLLAGLVLLVATTVDIIWTTLWVDGGSGPLSGRLTTLVWHGLRRVSSDRSRVLSIAGPLILVLTLVMWIGLLWLGWTLVFASSPIALVSTRTGAPADWPGRFYYVAYTMFTDGNGDYTPTRDVWEIASSFTTATGMAYVTLGISYIIAVIGAVSEKRSFASDVTGLGERSEAFVRTSWAGEDERFRGLELPLESLSSDLSLLADQHKSYPILHYYHSERGKRASAMAVPIMDEALTIYEYGMPDDEGPNQTLVTDARSSVQSYLDTLDTAFIDPADEVPPEPDLDRLREDGIPTVSDEAFADALEDHTERRRKLLGIVKADAWHWPPVED
- a CDS encoding MarR family transcriptional regulator, yielding MVHRPERVLLTVLDERGPTRVTALATELDTHPITITQYCDDLQSDGYVYRVSADVYAISEAGRERLASLAE
- a CDS encoding DUF7344 domain-containing protein, producing MTTHSDRRQAGSNTTVPRGAILGNARPPTTVQRRRALESDRRRAVLRRLLDADEDERIPVQTLAGVLADAEDDPTIVTTLLELRQRIYVSLCRTHLPLLESCGLVAYDRERGVVSRGRDLPAIKSDLEGDPVDGNAPAEPA
- the hisG gene encoding ATP phosphoribosyltransferase, whose amino-acid sequence is MRIAVPNKGRLHEPTIDLLERAGLHLENGADRKLYADTVDPDVSVLFARAADIPEYVADGAADLGITGYDQVREARVDNVSELLDLEFGRCRLVLAAPEDGDIESVADLEGGTVATEFPNITADFFADTGVEPDIVEVSGATELTPHVEMADAIVDITSTGTTLKMNRLAVVEEVLASSVRLFGREDVLEEPKVDEVRTALSSVKQAEGKRYLMMNVPEDRLETVRDVIPGMGGPTVMDIADENGDDGKVAVHAVVDERDVFETITEVKKAGASDVLVNEIERLVE